In Callospermophilus lateralis isolate mCalLat2 chromosome 10, mCalLat2.hap1, whole genome shotgun sequence, a single genomic region encodes these proteins:
- the Tnk2 gene encoding activated CDC42 kinase 1 isoform X7: protein MQPEEGTGWLLELLSEVQLQQYFLRLRDDLNVTRLSHFEYVKNEDLEKIGMGRPGQRRLWEAVKRRKAMCKRKSWMSKVFSGKRLEAEFPPHHSQSTFRKPSPTPGGPVGEGPLQSLTCLIGEKDLRLLEKLGDGSFGVVRRGEWDAPAGKTVSVAVKCLKPDVLSQPEAMDDFIREVNAMHSLDHRNLIRLYGVVLTPPMKMVTELAPLGSLLDRLRKHQGHFLLGTLSRYAVQVAEGMGYLESKRFIHRDLAARNLLLATRDLVKIGDFGLMRALPQNDDHYVMQEHRKVPFAWCAPESLKTRTFSHASDTWMFGVTLWEMFTYGQEPWIGLNGSQILHKIDKEGERLPRPEDCPQDIYNVMVQCWAHKPEDRPTFVALRDFLLEAQPTDMRALQDFEEPDKLHIQMNDVITVIEGRAENYWWRGQNTRTLCVGPFPRNVVTSVAGLSAQDISQPLQNSFIHTGHGDSDPRHCWGFPDRIDELYLGNPMDPPDLLSVELSTSRPTQHLGRVKREPPPRPPQPAIFTQSKWGCSGCLGPCPRPLSSLTSPLFLEEPTYDPVSEDQDLLSGDFKRLGLRKPGLPRGLWLSKPSARVPGTKAGRSSGGEVTLIDFGEEPVIPASRPCAPSLAQLAMDACSLLDKTPPQSPTRALPRPLHPTPVVDWDARPLPPPPTYDDVAQDEDDFEVCSINSTLVGAGLPTGPRQGETNYGFVPEQARLPAALEDNLFLPPKGGGKPPSLAQTSEIFQALQQECMRQLQVPTGSLAPSPSPGADDKPQVPPRVPIPPRPTRPRVELSPAPSGEEEISRWPGPASPPRIPPREPLSPQGSRTPSPLVLPGSSPLPPRLSSSPGKTMPTTQSFASDPKYATPQVIQAPGPRTGPCILPIVRDGKKVSNTHYYLLPERPPYLERYQRYLREAQSPEEPAPLPVPLLLPPPSTPAPAAPTATVRPMPQAAPDPKANFSTNNSNLGTRPPSLRATARLPQRGCPGDGPEAGRPADKIQMLQAMVHGVTTEECQAALQSHSWSVQRAAQYLKVEQLFGLGLRPRVECHKVLEMFDWNLEQAGCHLLGSCGPAHHKR, encoded by the exons ATGCAGCCAGAGGAGGGCACAGGCTGGTTGCTGGAGTTGCTGTCTGAGGTGCAGCTACAGCAGTACTTCCTTCGTCTTCGGGATGACCTCAATGTTACCCGTTTGTCCCACTTTGAATATGTTAAGAATGAGGACCTGGAGAAGATTGGCATGGGCCGGCCTG GCCAACGGCGGCTGTGGGAAGCTGTCAAGAGAAGGAAAGCCATGTGCAAACGCAAGTCCTGGATGAGCAAG GTATTCAGTGGAAAGCGGCTGGAGGCTGAGTTTCCCCCTCACCACTCTCAGAGCACCTTCCGGAAACCCTCGCCTACCCCGGGGGGTCCAGTGGGCGAGGGGCCCCTGCAAAGCCTCACCTGCCTCATTGGGGAGAAGGACCTGCGCCTCCTTGAGAAGCTGGGAGATGGCTCCTTTGGCGTAGTGCGCAGGGGCGAGTGGGATGCCCCTGCAGGGAAGACG gtGAGTGTGGCTGTAAAGTGCCTGAAGCCGGATGTGCTGAGCCAGCCAGAGGCCATGGACGACTTCATCCGGGAAGTCAATGCCATGCATTCACTTGACCACCGAAATCTCATTCGCCTCTATGGTGTGGTGCTTACACCACCCATGAAGATG GTGACAGAGCTGGCACCTCTGGGATCTTTGTTGGACAGACTACGTAAGCATCAGGGTCACTTCCTCCTGGGGACTCTGAGCCGCTATGCTGTGCAGGTGGCTGAAGGCATGGGCTACCTGGAGTCCAAGCGCTTTATTCACCGTGATCTGGCTGCCCGAAATCTGCTATTGGCTACCCGTGACTTGGTCAAGATTGGGGACTTTGGACTGATGCGAGCACTACCCCAAAATGATGACCACTACGTCATGCAGGAACATCGCAAGGTGCCCTTTGCCTG GTGTGCCCCTGAAAGCCTGAAGACACGTACTTTTTCCCATGCCAGTGACACCTGGATGTTTGGGGTTACGTTGTGGGAGATGTTCACCTATGGCCAGGAGCCCTGGATTGGCCTCAATGGCAGTCAG ATTCTGCATAAGATTGACAAGGAGGGGGAGCGCCTGCCCCGGCCTGAGGACTGCCCCCAGGACATCTATAATGTCATGGTCCAGTGCTGGGCTCATAAGCCAGAAGACAGACCCACCTTTGTGGCCCTGCGGGACTTCCTGCTGGAG GCCCAGCCCACTGATATGCGGGCCCTTCAGGACTTTGAGGAACCTGACAAGCTACACATCCAGATGAATGATGTCATCACTGTCATTGAGGGAAG GGCTGAAAACTACTGGTGGCGTGGACAGAACACACGGACGCTGTGTGTAGGACCCTTTCCTCGCAATGTGGTGACCTCTGTGGCTGGTCTGTCAGCCCAGGACATTAGCCAGcccctgcagaatagcttcatccaCACAGGGCATGGTGACAGCGACCCTCGCCACTGTTGGGGCTTCCCTGACAGGATTGACGA ACTGTATCTGGGAAACCCCATGGATCCTCCTGACCTGTTGAGTGTGGAACTGAGCACCTCCCGACCCACCCAGCACCTAGGAAGGGTGAAAA GGGAGCCTCCACCTCGCCCACCTCAGCCTGCCATCTTCACTCAGAGTAAGTGGGGCTGCTCAGGATGCCTTGGCCCCTGCCCTCGCCCCCTTTCTTCTCTCACTTCTCCTCTCTTCCTGGAAG AACCAACCTATGATCCTGTGAGTGAAGACCAAGACCTACTGTCTGGTGACTTCAAGAGGCTGGGCCTGCGGAAGCCAGGTCTGCCCCGAGGGCTGTGGCTGTCAAAGCCCTCAGCCCGGGTGCCAGGCACCAAGGCAGGCCGCAGCAGTGGGGGCGAGGTCACACTCATTGACTTTGGTGAGGAACCTGTGATTCCAGCCTCTCGGCCCTGTGCACCCTCTTTGGCACAGCTAGCCATGGATGCCTGCTCCTTGCTGGACAAGACCCCTCCACAGAGCCCTACACGGGCACTACCACGACCCCTGCATCCCACGCCTGTGGTGGATTGGGATGCACGCCCGCTTCCTCCTCCCCCTACCTACGATGATGTGGCCCAAGACGAAGATGACTTTGAGGTCTGCTCCATCAACAGCACCCTGGTGGGTGCAGGGCTTCCTACTGGGCCCAGGCAGGGAGAGACCAATTACGGCTTTGTGCCAGAGCAAGCGCGGCTCCCTGCTGCCCTGGAGGACAATCTGTTCCTCCCACCCAAGGGTGGGGGCAAGCCTCCCAGTTTGGCCCAGACCTCAGAGATCTTCCAGGCACTGCAGCAGGAGTGTATGCGGCAACTGCAAGTTCCAACTGGCTCACTGGCCCCCTCACCCAGCCCAGGGGCTGATGATAAGCCCCAGGTGCCTCCTCGGGTACCCATCCCCCCTCGGCCCACACGCCCACGTGTTGAGCTATCTCCAGCCCCCTCAGGTGAGGAGGAGATAAGTCGGTGGCCTGGACCTGCCTCTCCTCCCCGTATACCTCCCCGGGAACCTCTGTCCCCTCAAGGCTCTAGGACCCCCAGCCCCCTGGTACTACCTGGTAGTTCCCCACTGCCACCCCGGCTCTCAAGCTCACCTGGGAAGACCATGCCCACTACCCAGAGCTTCGCTTCAGACCCCAAGTATGCTACACCCCAGGTGATCCAGGCTCCTGGCCCACGCACAGGTCCCTGCATCTTGCCCATTGTCCGGGATGGCAAGAAGGTCAGCAACACCCATTATTACCTGTTGCCTGAGCGCCCGCCCTACTTGGAGCGCTACCAGCGTTATCTGCGTGAGGCCCAGAGCCCTGAAGAGCCGGCCCCTCTGCCTGTGCCCCTGCTGCTGCCCCCACCCAGCACCCCAGCCCCTGCTGCCCCCACTGCCACTGTTCGACCAATGCCCCAGGCtgccccagaccccaaggccaacTTCTCCACCAACAACAGCAACCTAGGTACCCGGCCACCATCCCTGAGGGCCACTGCTCGGCTGCCACAGAGGGGCTGCCCTGGGGATGGGCCAGAGGCTGGCCGGCCAGCAGACAAGATCCAGATG CTGCAGGCCATGGTGCATGGGGTGACCACAGAGGAGTGCCAGGCGGCCCTGCAGAGCCACAGCTGGAGCGTGCAGAGGGCTGCCCAGTATCTGAAG GTGGAGCAGCTCTTTGGGCTGGGTCTGCGGCCACGGGTGGAGTGCCACAAAGTGCTAGAGATGTTCGACTGGAACCTAGAGCAAGCTGGCTGTCACCTTCTGGGCTCCTGTGGCCCTGCCCACCACAA GCGCTGA